A genomic region of Oncorhynchus kisutch isolate 150728-3 unplaced genomic scaffold, Okis_V2 scaffold1500, whole genome shotgun sequence contains the following coding sequences:
- the LOC116366480 gene encoding iroquois-class homeodomain protein irx-1-like has translation MSFPQLGYPQYLSASQAVYGGDRPGVLTPSSRGGSSELAGNQSAAAAAVTSVLGMYANPYTAHNYSAFLPYSSADLALFSQMGSQYELKDSPGVHPGSFAAHTSPAFYPYGQFQYGDPARPKNATRESTSTLKAWLNEHRKNPYPTKGEKIMLAIITKMTLTQVSTWFANARRRLKKENKVTWGARSKEDEDGNIFGSDNEGDAEKNDDEEEIDLESIDIDKIDDNDGDQSNEEDDDKPEGRERNRELDSLEKRRAFALQHEAFDKSKNSISSGKELSDSNSNTRVVSPDRQGSFQLPVNNKPKIWSLAETATSPDSSVKSTSPSGPTGHTPPQMQHPAFLPSHGLYTCQIGKFHNWTNGAFLGQNSLLNVRSFLGVNQHHHHNLHLQTQLQQQQASVLVSPGASPQLSPKHIDGENVVRSASPPTQSLKSSFRPLHDGPRTQQEARSWF, from the exons ATGTCTTTCCCCCAGTTGGGCTACCCTCAGTACTTAAGTGCCTCCCAAGCGGTGTACGGCGGGGATCGCCCGGGGGTCTTGACTCCGTCGTCCCGGGGAGGGAGCTCTGAGTTAGCGGGAAACCAGTCGGCTGCTGCGGCTGCAGTCACCTCGGTGTTGGGCATGTACGCAAACCCCTACACTGCACACAACTACAGCGCATTCCTGCCTTACAGCAGCGCAGACCTGGCTCTGTTCTCTCAAATG GGCTCCCAGTACGAGCTGAAGGACAGTCCTGGCGTGCACCCCGGCAGCTTCGCGGCCCACACCTCGCCAGCTTTCTACCCTTACGGTCAGTTCCAGTATGGGGACCCGGCCAGGCCCAAGAACGCGACCCGGGAGAGTACCAGCACGCTGAAGGCCTGGCTCAATGAGCACAGGAAGAACCCCTACCCCACCAAAGGAGAGAAGATCATGTTGGCCATCATTACTAAGATGACCCTGACGCAGGTGTCCACCTGGTTCGCTAACGCCAGGAGGAGGTTGAAGAAGGAGAACAAGGTGACGTGGGGAGCCAGGAGTAAAGAGGACGAGGATGGAAACATCTTCGGCTCCGACAACGAGGGAGACGCGGAGAAGAACGATGACGAGGAGGAGATCGATCTAGAGAGCATCGATATAGACAAGATAGACGACAACGATGGAGATCAGAGCAATGAGGAGGACGATGATAAACCGGAGGGCAGAGAGCGAAACCGAGAACTGGACAGTCTGGAGAAACGGCGGGCCTTTGCTCTGCAGCACGAGGCCTTCGACAAATCTAAGAACTCAATTTCCTCCGGGAAGGAACTTTCTGATAGCAACAGCAACACCAGAGTTGTGTCCCCGGACAGACAGGGAAGTTTTCAGCTCCCAGTGAACAATAAGCCTAAAATCTGGTCGTTAGCTGAGACGGCTACCAGTCCTGATAGTTCTGTcaagtccacctctccctccggCCCTACCGGTCACACCCCGCCTCAGATGCAACACCCAGCCTTCCTGCCCTCTCACggactatacacctgtcagataGGCAAGTTCCATAACTGGACCAACGGAGCTTTCCTGGGACAGAACTCTCTGCTCAATGTCCGGTCGTTTCTAGGAGTTAATCAGCACCATCATCATAACCTCCACTTACAGACCcagctgcagcagcagcaggcctCGGTGTTGGTGTCGCCTGGAGCCTCGCCACAACTCAGCCCCAAGCACATAG